In one window of Actinomycetota bacterium DNA:
- a CDS encoding nickel-dependent hydrogenase large subunit, whose protein sequence is MTTTERAGTGDGLVEMAWDPITRIVGSLGIYTKIDFAQKKVAECFSTSSIFRGYSIFMKGKDPRDAHFITSRICGICGDNHATCSVYNQNMAYGVRPPHLGEWIINLGESAEYMFDHNIFQENLVGVDYCERMVKETNPGVLERANSTEAPHAADHGYRTIGDIMRSLNPLEGEFYREALQVSRSTREMFCLMEGRHVHPSTLYPGGVGTVATVQLFTDYLTRLMRYVEFMKRVVPMHDDLFDFFYEALPGYEQVGQRRVLLGCWG, encoded by the coding sequence ATGACCACGACCGAGCGCGCAGGGACCGGTGACGGCCTCGTCGAGATGGCCTGGGACCCGATCACCAGGATCGTCGGCAGCCTCGGCATCTACACCAAGATCGACTTCGCCCAGAAGAAGGTCGCCGAGTGCTTCTCGACCTCGTCGATCTTCCGCGGCTACTCGATCTTCATGAAGGGCAAGGACCCCCGCGACGCCCACTTCATCACCAGCCGCATCTGCGGCATCTGCGGGGACAACCACGCCACCTGCTCGGTCTACAACCAGAACATGGCCTACGGGGTGCGCCCGCCGCACCTGGGCGAGTGGATCATCAACCTGGGCGAGTCTGCCGAGTACATGTTCGACCACAACATCTTCCAGGAGAACCTGGTCGGGGTCGACTACTGCGAGCGGATGGTCAAGGAAACCAACCCGGGGGTGCTGGAGCGGGCCAACTCGACCGAGGCGCCCCACGCCGCCGATCACGGCTACCGGACGATCGGCGACATCATGCGCTCGCTGAACCCGCTCGAGGGCGAGTTCTACCGCGAAGCGCTCCAGGTCAGCCGCTCCACCAGGGAGATGTTCTGCCTGATGGAGGGCCGCCACGTCCACCCCTCGACTCTGTACCCGGGCGGCGTGGGCACGGTCGCCACCGTGCAGCTGTTCACCGACTACCTGACCCGCCTGATGCGCTATGTCGAGTTCATGAAGCGGGTCGTGCCCATGCACGACGACCTGTTCGACTTCTTCTACGAGGCCCTGCCCGGCTACGAGCAGGTCGGCCAGCGCCGCGTCCTGCTCGGCTGCTGGGGC
- a CDS encoding hydrogenase expression protein HypE has protein sequence MAAGTEQEEAVVHILWINAGLSCDGDSVALTAATQPSIEEIALGALPGLPKVAVHWPLIDFECGPNAGADDFLEWFFKADRGELEPFVLVIEGSIPNEAIKREGYWCGFGNNPETGQPMTTSEWIDRLAPKSLAVLAVGTCATYGGIHAMAGNPTGAMGVPDYLGWSWKSKAGIPIVCVPGCPIQPDNLSETILYLLYQAAGQAPMIPLDEALRPTWLFGITVHEGCDRAGYYEQGDFATEYGSPKCLVKIGCWGPVVKCNVPKRGWLNGIGGCPNVGGICIGCTMPGFPDKFMPFMDEPPGSKVSTAASGMYGTVIRSLRSVTAKTVDKEPKWRRTGRELTTGYRPSW, from the coding sequence ATGGCAGCTGGCACGGAGCAGGAAGAGGCCGTCGTCCACATTCTCTGGATCAACGCCGGCCTCAGCTGTGACGGCGACTCGGTCGCGCTCACGGCGGCGACCCAGCCGAGCATCGAGGAGATCGCCCTCGGCGCCCTACCCGGCCTGCCCAAGGTGGCCGTGCACTGGCCGCTGATCGACTTCGAGTGCGGCCCCAACGCCGGCGCCGACGACTTCCTGGAGTGGTTCTTCAAGGCCGACCGGGGCGAGCTGGAGCCGTTCGTGCTGGTGATCGAGGGCTCGATCCCGAACGAGGCGATCAAGCGCGAGGGCTACTGGTGCGGCTTCGGCAACAACCCCGAGACCGGCCAGCCCATGACGACCAGCGAGTGGATCGACCGCCTCGCCCCCAAGTCCCTGGCCGTGCTCGCCGTCGGGACCTGCGCCACCTACGGCGGCATCCACGCCATGGCCGGCAACCCCACCGGGGCCATGGGCGTCCCCGACTACCTCGGGTGGTCGTGGAAGTCCAAGGCCGGCATCCCGATCGTCTGCGTGCCCGGCTGCCCCATCCAGCCCGACAACCTGTCCGAGACGATCCTGTACCTGCTCTACCAGGCGGCCGGCCAGGCGCCGATGATCCCCCTGGACGAGGCCCTGCGGCCCACCTGGCTGTTCGGCATCACCGTGCACGAGGGCTGCGACCGGGCCGGCTACTACGAGCAGGGCGACTTCGCCACCGAGTACGGGTCGCCCAAGTGCCTGGTGAAGATCGGCTGCTGGGGGCCGGTGGTCAAGTGCAACGTGCCCAAGCGGGGCTGGCTCAACGGCATCGGCGGCTGCCCCAACGTCGGCGGCATCTGCATCGGCTGCACCATGCCGGGCTTCCCGGACAAGTTCATGCCGTTCATGGACGAGCCGCCCGGCAGCAAGGTGTCGACCGCGGCCAGCGGCATGTACGGGACGGTGATCCGCAGCCTGCGCAGCGTCACCGCCAAGACGGTGGACAAGGAGCCGAAGTGGCGCAGGACGGGTCGCGAGCTGACCACCGGCTACCGCCCGAGCTGGTAG